The Amyelois transitella isolate CPQ chromosome 20, ilAmyTran1.1, whole genome shotgun sequence genome has a segment encoding these proteins:
- the LOC106131521 gene encoding dynein light chain Tctex-type → MEVKECNDLAEENQFIVDDVSKIIKEAIENSIGGTAYQHNKVNQWTSAVVESCLGQLTKLQKPYKYIVTCTIMQKNGAGLHTASSCFWDNNTDGSCTVRWENKTMYCIVSVFGLGI, encoded by the exons atgGAAGTGAAAGAGTGTAATGATTTGGCAGAAGAG AATCAATTTATCGTGGACGATGTCAGTAAAATTATCAAGGAAGCAATAGAAAATTCTATCGGAGGGACTGCATATCAACATAACAAAGTTAATCAGTGGACATCTGCAGTGGTGGAATCATGTTTGGGACAACTGACAAAATTGCAGAAACCGTAcaaatacatag TGACATGCACAATAATGCAGAAAAACGGAGCTGGATTGCACACGGCATCTTCATGTTTCTGGGACAACAACACTGATGGGTCTTGCACAGTGCGTTGGGAAAACAAAACCATGTATTGTATTGTCTCTGTTTTCGGCCTTGGCATCTAA